A portion of the Sandaracinobacteroides saxicola genome contains these proteins:
- a CDS encoding HPr kinase/phosphorylase: protein MNIHATAVRVGEAGVLLLGPSGSGKSDLALRLIDRGAMLVADDRVVLRREGEALWADAPAVLAGRLEVRGVGILAFPAVAATVRLALILDESMPRLPERRHLSWLGIDVPALILPPFGASAVLRAEAAVGLVLRDRLWSHDD, encoded by the coding sequence GTGAACATCCATGCGACCGCGGTGCGGGTGGGGGAGGCGGGCGTGCTGCTGCTGGGACCATCGGGCAGCGGCAAGAGCGACCTGGCGCTGCGGCTGATCGACCGCGGCGCGATGCTGGTGGCGGACGACCGGGTGGTGCTGCGGCGAGAGGGGGAGGCGCTGTGGGCGGATGCACCGGCGGTGCTGGCGGGGCGGCTGGAGGTGCGGGGGGTTGGCATCCTGGCCTTTCCGGCGGTGGCGGCGACGGTGCGCCTGGCGCTGATCCTGGACGAGTCGATGCCGCGGCTGCCGGAGCGGCGGCATCTGTCGTGGCTGGGCATCGACGTGCCGGCGCTGATATTGCCACCGTTCGGCGCGTCGGCGGTGCTGCGGGCCGAAGCGGCGGTGGGACTCGTGCTGCGGGATCGGCTATGGTCGCACGATGACTGA
- the rapZ gene encoding RNase adapter RapZ: protein MTELREPDVLVVTGMSGAGKSTALKAFEDLGHEAVDNLPLSLLPTLLAAPTERPLALGLDTRTRAFDAAAIVEAVAAERAAGRAIRILFLDCAGHELVRRFSETRRRHPLANDRPAGDGVARERELLSDLRRHADAVIDTTDYSSNDLRRAIATRFAGGRDGALTLTLMSFGYARGVPRDADLVFDMRFLKNPHWVPALRLLTGTDPAVAAYVMADPAYAPAFEAISALLLQLLPGYGREDRAYVTVAFGCTGGRHRSVAVTEAAALRLAAAGWPATVVHRDRGEDPVVEEGANEVA, encoded by the coding sequence ATGACTGAGCTGCGCGAACCCGATGTGCTGGTGGTGACGGGGATGTCGGGCGCCGGCAAGTCCACGGCGCTGAAGGCGTTCGAGGACCTGGGGCATGAGGCGGTGGACAACCTGCCGCTGTCATTGCTGCCGACGCTGCTGGCGGCGCCGACGGAACGCCCGCTGGCGCTGGGGCTGGACACGCGGACGCGGGCGTTCGATGCGGCGGCGATCGTAGAGGCGGTGGCGGCGGAGCGGGCGGCGGGCCGCGCGATCCGAATCCTGTTCCTGGACTGCGCCGGGCATGAGCTGGTGCGGCGCTTTTCCGAGACGCGGCGGCGGCATCCGCTGGCCAATGACCGCCCGGCGGGCGACGGCGTGGCCCGGGAGCGCGAGCTGCTGTCGGACCTGCGGCGCCATGCCGATGCGGTGATCGACACGACGGATTACAGCAGCAACGACCTGCGGCGGGCGATCGCGACGCGCTTTGCCGGCGGTCGCGACGGCGCGCTGACGCTGACGCTGATGAGCTTCGGCTATGCCCGCGGCGTGCCGCGCGATGCCGACCTGGTGTTCGACATGCGTTTCCTGAAGAATCCGCACTGGGTGCCGGCGTTGCGGCTGCTGACGGGGACGGATCCGGCGGTGGCGGCCTATGTGATGGCGGACCCGGCCTATGCGCCGGCGTTCGAGGCGATTTCGGCCCTTTTGCTGCAACTTCTTCCCGGCTATGGGCGCGAGGACCGGGCCTATGTGACGGTGGCGTTCGGCTGTACCGGGGGCCGCCATCGCTCGGTGGCGGTGACGGAGGCGGCGGCGCTGCGGCTGGCGGCGGCGGGATGGCCGGCGACGGTGGTGCACCGCGACCGGGGCGAGGACCCGGTGGTTGAGGAAGGGGCGAACGAAGTCGCATGA
- a CDS encoding PTS sugar transporter subunit IIA, with translation MIGLVLVTHGRLAAEFILAMEHVVGPQAQCEGICIGANDDMEARRVHIAEAAERVDTGKGVILLTDMFGGTPSNLAISLMGKPQLEVIAGVNLPMLIKLATVRQSKPLREAVAIAEDAGRKYIKLASTVLGEAA, from the coding sequence ATGATCGGACTGGTTCTGGTAACCCACGGCCGGCTGGCCGCCGAGTTCATCCTGGCGATGGAGCATGTGGTGGGGCCGCAGGCGCAGTGCGAGGGCATTTGCATCGGCGCCAACGACGACATGGAGGCGCGGCGGGTGCATATCGCCGAAGCGGCGGAGCGGGTGGACACGGGCAAGGGCGTGATCCTGTTGACCGACATGTTCGGCGGCACGCCATCGAACCTGGCGATCAGCCTGATGGGGAAGCCGCAGCTGGAGGTGATCGCGGGCGTGAACCTGCCGATGCTGATCAAGCTGGCGACGGTGCGGCAATCGAAGCCGCTGCGGGAGGCGGTGGCGATCGCCGAGGATGCCGGGCGGAAGTATATCAAGCTGGCGAGCACGGTGCTGGGCGAGGCGGCTTGA
- a CDS encoding HPr family phosphocarrier protein encodes MSLSAEVVIRNRRGLHARASARLVTLVTGYDAQVWVAKDGEEVTGTSIMGLMMLAAAPGDSVTVRAEGVQAEAALKAVVELIEAKFGEE; translated from the coding sequence TTGAGCCTGTCCGCCGAGGTGGTGATCCGCAATCGTCGCGGGCTGCACGCCCGTGCCAGCGCGCGGCTGGTGACGCTGGTGACCGGCTATGACGCGCAGGTGTGGGTGGCGAAGGACGGCGAGGAAGTGACGGGGACGAGCATCATGGGCCTGATGATGCTGGCGGCCGCGCCGGGGGACAGCGTGACGGTGCGGGCGGAGGGGGTTCAGGCCGAGGCGGCGCTGAAGGCGGTGGTCGAGCTGATCGAGGCGAAGTTCGGCGAGGAATGA
- a CDS encoding alpha/beta fold hydrolase → MMRRVDRGDGVELAFVHHAGRGPLVLFLPGYMSDMSGTKALFLEGHLRARGRAFLRLDYSGCGASGGDFADGGIRRWAADVAAVVTAVGGGPVVPVGSSMGGWVMLRLPGMLDVRAMVGIAAAPDFTDWGLVLDEADRVELSARGYVSRPSAYGDAPYRYHRALLEDADGARALDGLVAFEGPVRLLHGQADADVPWDVSLRLMAALGSADVQLILVKDGDHRLSRPGDLALLGGTLDAVLEAL, encoded by the coding sequence ATGATGCGGCGGGTGGACAGGGGAGACGGCGTTGAGCTGGCCTTTGTCCATCATGCCGGGCGCGGGCCGCTGGTGCTGTTCCTGCCCGGCTACATGTCCGACATGAGCGGCACCAAGGCGTTGTTCCTGGAAGGGCATTTGCGGGCGAGGGGCCGCGCCTTCCTGCGGCTGGACTATAGCGGCTGCGGGGCGAGCGGGGGTGATTTCGCGGACGGCGGCATCCGGCGCTGGGCGGCGGACGTGGCGGCGGTGGTGACGGCCGTTGGCGGGGGACCGGTGGTGCCGGTGGGGAGCAGCATGGGCGGCTGGGTGATGCTGCGGCTGCCGGGGATGCTGGACGTGCGGGCCATGGTGGGGATCGCGGCGGCGCCGGATTTCACGGACTGGGGGCTGGTGCTGGACGAGGCGGACCGGGTGGAATTGAGTGCTCGAGGCTATGTCTCTCGGCCGAGTGCCTATGGTGACGCGCCCTATCGTTACCATCGGGCGCTGCTGGAAGATGCGGACGGGGCGCGGGCGCTGGACGGGCTGGTTGCCTTTGAGGGGCCGGTGCGGTTGCTGCATGGGCAGGCGGATGCCGATGTGCCGTGGGATGTTTCCCTGCGGTTGATGGCGGCGCTGGGGTCAGCGGATGTTCAGCTGATCCTGGTCAAGGACGGCGACCATCGGTTGAGCCGGCCGGGCGATCTGGCCCTGCTGGGCGGCACGCTGGATGCGGTGCTGGAGGCGTTGTGA
- a CDS encoding tetratricopeptide repeat protein, giving the protein MRHWLLVAVMMAAPLMAQPVVQSAREKARYDGCVRALESDAVKAEAFAAEWQALGGGLPARHCLALAQLKLGKPALAAATLARAAQAAEAAKEPFAADFWGQAGNAALLAGDAKMAMAHFNSALSGIGDFAPKRAAELHIDRARAAVEAGDRKQARADLTRAKALAPDNADGWLLSATLAREAGELVPAKADIDRALALGRTPAALLEAGNIAGLAGDVAAARGYWREVAPGSAEADAAARALAANPE; this is encoded by the coding sequence GTGAGACATTGGTTGCTGGTGGCGGTGATGATGGCGGCGCCGCTGATGGCGCAGCCGGTGGTGCAGTCAGCGCGGGAGAAGGCGCGCTATGACGGCTGTGTGCGGGCGCTGGAGAGCGATGCCGTGAAAGCCGAGGCGTTCGCGGCGGAGTGGCAGGCGCTGGGCGGGGGCCTGCCGGCGCGGCATTGCCTGGCGCTGGCGCAGCTGAAGCTGGGGAAGCCGGCGCTGGCGGCGGCGACGCTGGCGCGGGCGGCGCAGGCGGCGGAGGCGGCAAAGGAGCCGTTCGCCGCGGATTTCTGGGGGCAGGCGGGCAATGCCGCGCTGCTGGCGGGCGATGCGAAGATGGCGATGGCGCATTTCAACAGCGCGCTGTCGGGCATCGGCGATTTCGCGCCGAAGCGTGCCGCCGAGCTGCATATTGACCGGGCGCGGGCGGCGGTGGAGGCGGGCGACCGGAAGCAGGCAAGGGCCGACCTCACCCGCGCGAAGGCGCTGGCGCCGGACAATGCCGATGGCTGGCTGCTGTCGGCAACGCTGGCACGGGAGGCGGGCGAGCTGGTTCCGGCGAAGGCGGACATCGACCGGGCGCTGGCATTGGGGCGGACACCGGCGGCGCTGCTGGAGGCGGGCAATATCGCCGGCTTGGCGGGCGATGTGGCGGCGGCGCGCGGATACTGGCGGGAGGTGGCGCCGGGCTCGGCGGAGGCGGACGCCGCGGCGCGGGCGCTGGCGGCGAATCCGGAGTGA
- a CDS encoding ABA4-like family protein, protein MTPEKLFSLANGFAMLGWLALALLTPFRRPLAIQLARWVAAITCGFYATLLIHGLAFGQGAPEGAGFTSLAGVMLLFQTPQAVLAGWAHYLAFDLFVATWEAEDAERSNVPTWALYPCFFLTLMSGPIGLLLYLSIRAFRQRR, encoded by the coding sequence ATGACGCCCGAAAAATTATTCAGCCTTGCCAACGGTTTCGCCATGCTGGGCTGGCTGGCGCTCGCGCTCCTCACCCCCTTCCGCCGCCCCCTTGCCATCCAACTCGCCCGCTGGGTCGCCGCCATCACCTGCGGCTTCTACGCCACCCTGCTCATCCACGGCCTCGCCTTCGGCCAAGGCGCGCCCGAAGGCGCCGGCTTTACCAGCCTCGCCGGCGTCATGCTGCTGTTCCAGACGCCGCAAGCCGTGCTCGCCGGCTGGGCGCACTATCTCGCCTTCGATCTCTTCGTCGCCACGTGGGAGGCCGAGGATGCCGAGCGCAGCAACGTCCCCACCTGGGCGCTCTACCCCTGCTTCTTCCTCACCCTCATGTCCGGCCCCATCGGCCTGCTGCTCTACCTGTCGATCCGCGCCTTCCGCCAGCGCCGGTAA
- a CDS encoding pyridoxal-phosphate dependent enzyme: protein MWKKEGEERKGRGQATLSDVAVGEPDRTPARLARVDNSFAIVAPRCALHRTPILTCRTLDSLTGATLFFKCENFQKTGSFKARGASNAVARLSPEAAAKGVVTHSSGNHGAALAMAAQAHGIAATIIMPRTAPAVKKAATAAYGATIIECEPTFAAREAACARVIADTGATLVHPFDNDDVIAGQGTAAAELLADIPDLTVITVPLGGGGLLAGTALAAKAHNPAIRVIAAEPEGAADGARGFASGLREPMPNPKSIADGLLGQMSERTFAIMRAHVDAVVTVSEASIIHAMRLIFMHMKIVIEPSCAVPLAAILSNAWEARGQRVGIILTGGNVDLDRLPWIKDPA from the coding sequence ATGTGGAAGAAAGAAGGTGAAGAAAGAAAAGGGCGTGGCCAAGCCACGCTGTCGGACGTGGCGGTCGGCGAACCCGACCGCACGCCGGCCAGGCTTGCGCGAGTCGACAACAGCTTCGCTATTGTTGCGCCGCGCTGCGCCCTGCACCGCACCCCCATCCTCACCTGCCGCACGCTCGACTCCCTCACCGGCGCCACCCTCTTCTTCAAATGCGAGAATTTCCAGAAAACCGGCTCCTTCAAGGCCCGCGGCGCCAGCAACGCCGTCGCCCGCCTCTCTCCCGAGGCCGCCGCGAAAGGCGTCGTCACCCACAGCAGCGGCAACCACGGCGCCGCGCTCGCCATGGCCGCCCAGGCGCACGGCATCGCCGCCACCATCATCATGCCCCGCACCGCGCCCGCGGTGAAGAAAGCCGCCACCGCCGCCTATGGCGCCACCATCATCGAATGCGAACCCACCTTCGCCGCCCGCGAAGCCGCCTGCGCCCGGGTCATCGCCGATACCGGCGCCACCCTCGTCCATCCCTTCGACAATGATGACGTCATCGCCGGCCAGGGCACCGCGGCCGCCGAACTCCTCGCCGACATCCCCGACCTTACCGTCATCACCGTGCCGCTGGGCGGCGGCGGCCTGCTCGCCGGCACGGCGCTGGCCGCGAAAGCCCACAACCCCGCCATCCGCGTCATCGCCGCCGAACCCGAAGGCGCAGCCGACGGCGCGCGCGGCTTCGCCTCGGGCCTCCGCGAACCCATGCCAAACCCGAAAAGCATCGCCGACGGCCTCCTCGGCCAGATGAGCGAACGCACCTTCGCCATCATGCGCGCCCATGTGGACGCCGTCGTCACCGTCAGCGAAGCCTCGATCATCCACGCCATGCGCCTCATCTTCATGCACATGAAGATCGTCATCGAACCCAGCTGCGCCGTCCCGCTCGCCGCCATCCTGTCGAACGCCTGGGAGGCGCGCGGCCAGCGCGTCGGCATCATCCTCACCGGCGGCAACGTCGATCTCGACCGCCTGCCCTGGATCAAGGACCCCGCATGA
- a CDS encoding AbrB/MazE/SpoVT family DNA-binding domain-containing protein produces MTIATLTTKGQVTIPADLRSRLGLEAGMQLDFSVTEEGHLLARPRVGDIRALKGSAGYVGPALSLDEIEARMLPRG; encoded by the coding sequence ATGACCATTGCGACCCTTACGACCAAAGGACAGGTGACGATCCCCGCAGACCTCCGCAGCCGGTTGGGGCTGGAGGCCGGGATGCAGCTGGATTTCAGCGTGACGGAGGAGGGCCATCTGCTGGCACGACCGCGGGTGGGGGATATTCGGGCGCTGAAGGGGAGTGCCGGCTATGTGGGGCCAGCGCTGTCGCTGGATGAGATCGAGGCCCGGATGTTGCCGCGCGGATGA
- a CDS encoding PIN domain-containing protein, translated as MIAIDTNVLLRYIVQDDPAQAVVAAEVMEARLSPATPGFVGLVVLAELWCSLVNSYDVPKGRVRGIIVQLMATRDIRVEAPDVVRAALADEATDFADALVHHSGRAAGCAETVTFDRRFARQEGVRLAG; from the coding sequence ATGATCGCCATCGATACAAATGTGCTGTTGCGATACATCGTTCAGGATGACCCGGCGCAAGCCGTTGTCGCCGCCGAGGTGATGGAAGCGCGGCTGAGCCCGGCGACGCCCGGCTTTGTCGGGCTGGTGGTGCTGGCGGAGCTGTGGTGCTCTCTGGTGAACAGCTATGACGTGCCGAAGGGGCGGGTGCGGGGAATCATCGTCCAGTTGATGGCGACGCGGGATATCCGGGTGGAGGCGCCTGATGTGGTACGGGCGGCGCTGGCGGATGAGGCGACGGATTTTGCCGATGCGCTGGTGCACCATTCGGGTCGTGCGGCGGGATGTGCGGAGACGGTGACGTTCGACCGGCGGTTTGCGCGGCAGGAGGGGGTGCGATTGGCCGGGTGA